The Antennarius striatus isolate MH-2024 chromosome 8, ASM4005453v1, whole genome shotgun sequence nucleotide sequence TGGCCGCACACGGCGATGGCGTTGGTCAGGTGGTCCACGCCGCTCTCATAGTCACCTGAGGAGACACGCCCACCagtcagcagccaatcagcaccgACCGGGAGCCCCGTCGCCGCACACCCCACTCAATCGGAGCTATCCAGCCAGCCACAACAAAACCACACCTTGTTCCTTTAACATGCCAAATATGGTTACATGACCCCTGTGGGGGAGTTACCCTTCGCCAGCAGCTCCTCCCCCATCTGGATCTCCTCCAGGAAGAACTTCTGCACTGCCTCGGCGTCCTTCAGGTCCGGCAGCTGCGGGACAAACCAATCAGCATCAGACTGACTGATGACGTCATGTTCAGGAAcgattctgattggctgaacaggTCGGTTTggacctggacccccccacactgacctTAGCCAGACCCGCCTTCTCCTTAGCCGccttctgcttcctcctccctgAAACcatcaaacaaataaacatcatCATCCGTCAACAACAACCatcctggaggtcagaggtcagtggaCTGAGGGAGAGGAACTCATGCTaactgttagcttagcattctCTAGCTCCTATTATTACACGTTGCTTTAAACACGGTTAGCCTTTAGCTTTAGCATCTTGTCCGAATCAAGCCGAACTCAGCCGAAGGCCTTGTGGGCTTGCGTGTTTGTGACGTCAGAACTACAACCAAAAGCTGATTGGTCCGTTAGCgggaagaaacaaaaatgtcccCCTGCGAGACTGACCTTCGTTAAATTCACGAAACCCGGTTCGGTTCACCGCCGCGGTGGCACCGGACTGACTGAACCGGAACGGTAACACTCACGTTCTCTCAGCCGGTTCTTGAAGTTGGGGTCGCTCCGTCTCTTCCGGTCGAAGTAGACGCAGTACCCGACCAGCAGGACCCCGCAGAGCCCCGCGGCCAGGGCGCCCGTCCTCCCGCCCATCATGCTCCGGTTCGGCTCGCTGTGTCGGTTTCTCCCGGTCCGGTGTTCGGCTCGTGTGTAGCGGCTGGCGCGCGGCGGATCGGGGCACGAAGGACCCGGAAGGACCCCGGCGAAGGCTGAGGGCTGAAGGCTGCCCGGAGGGCGCCTGACTGAAAAGCGGAGAAACTCAACGCTCCGCCGGAAATAAAAcggattagtgtgtgtgtgtgtgtgtgtgtgtgtgtgtgtgtgtgtgtgtgtgtgtgtgtgtgtgtgtgtgtgtgtgtgtcttttctatGGAAAAAAAGCACCGTGCATTatgggaggaggaggctgcAGTGACTCCTCCCTGCCAGCAGGGGGGGCTGTTGTTCCGTCTCAGTCTCCATCCTGCCAGGCCGCGACGTCACCAGCGTCAGCACCAGTAGAGACGGGGTTAACCGGGTCAAACCGGGTCGACCTGCCTCCTCCTTCAGCCCCGCCTACGAGCCGGCGGCCATGTCTTCACGCCGTCAGCTGACCGGCTGGCTTCAGCGACGTTCTCTCCACAGACGGGGGCTCTCTGGGTGATGGCGCCGCTGGGGGCCGGTCGGGTTTGGGTCGGGTCAACCCAAGTTCACCTTCAAGACCACAGCTACATAGAGTCAGTTAGCCTAGCATCACGTAGCTAAACGGCACCAACAGCATCGTCATGGTAACAAAACTCGTCTTCCACTGGTTCACAGACTCTGACGCGACGGCCGATTATCCGTCCCGGCTGCTGaccgtctgtttgtttgtttaagccTCACTGAGGATTGGCGGCTGTGACCCCTGTGACCTCTATGACCCCAGATTGACCGCCAGTAAAGGCTGAGAAAGCACGGCATTCTGGGAACATGCTGGATGTCCTCAGACTTCCCCTCTGTCTTGGTTAAATTCCAGATTATTCTACCCACAATCCCCTGAGACTTCTGTCCCACAGCTGAGCTACTAGCATATTATGCTAATGTcacagtgacctctgacctctgtggaGCACATGGCAGCGATTACAGGCGCTGTGGGAAGAGGAGACGGAGGGAAACCGCTTCAGCGAGGTGCAGACAGACAATAAAGATCAAACATATCCACTGAAGAATGCTGAGTCAGTGTCGTGCtgctaaaaatacacacacacacacacacacgcgtacaaacacacacacacacacacacacacacacacacacacactgtgttgtcACACTCCTCCTGTCGAGGCGGCTGAGTAAGATTACATGGGATTATTTTGGATTTAGGGTACAAAGTATTTGCACTCAGTTAACCCctcagacactcacacacacacacacacactcacacacacacacacacacacacacacacacacacacacacacacaatgtggaaGCTCGTAGCATCAACCCTCCTCCACCTGAGTGGTaaacccctcccccctctgctgTTTCCTAGGTAACGGTGAAAGACCATCAGACCTGCAGACGCCCCGTGACacggtgacctttgaccctatGAGATCCACCAGTACCTGTGGTCACAAAGGAGCTTAACGTAAAGCCTGATCATCAGACAGGAAGGTCCTGGGTCGACCCCagagtgacctctgacccctctcTGACCCTTCCCCCAGTGTTCCTCAGTTGTCCTGGACCCGGTTAACAAACCAATCCGGTTATGGTCCCGGTCATGTGACGTGGTGATGCTACAGCAGCTAGCGCTAGCGGCAGGCTAACAGGACACAGGTGTGGATGAGGGGGCGAAgtgtgggtcatgtgacccctggGGGGCGTGTCTGAGGTTCCTCCTGTGGTGGGAGGGAACAGATGTCGTCCTCAAGGCACGAGGATTCTGGGACGCGAGCCAGCGGCGGTCCCAgcatttgtttctcattttgtcCTCGGAGACCGCCCCCATTACAGCCACCAATGGACACGCCCACTCCAAGGGGGAAGGGCGGGGCTTGAGGCTGAAACGCTTCCTACCCGTTAGATGAGTCAAGTGTAGCCGCTGAGGGTTCTGGGGGTTCgggggggttctgttggggGGGTCCTTATCGCGTCAggctctctcttcctgttttagTTGTTGCCGGGCAGAAGACGGTTTTACTCCAGGAAGTGAGGCAGTTGGTGGGTTTGTTTCTGAACCGCAGcgtgacagaaccccccccggCCGTTGGGTTGGTCCCACCCCCCCCGGTTCCTCCCAGTCCGGGTCCTCATCTCTACTTCATTGATGTGTTGCTCCCGCCGATCCGGCTTCCTGCCCGGGTCTTGTTCAGGTCACCGTAGGTCCAGGACccccagtgacacacacacacacacacacacacagacacacacacacacacacacacagagatacacacacacacacacacacacagacacacacacacacagatacacatacacacacacacacacacacacacaaagacacacacacacacacacacacacacacacacagacacacacacacacacacacacagacacacacacacacacaca carries:
- the tomm20b gene encoding mitochondrial import receptor subunit TOM20 homolog B — translated: MMGGRTGALAAGLCGVLLVGYCVYFDRKRRSDPNFKNRLRERRRKQKAAKEKAGLAKLPDLKDAEAVQKFFLEEIQMGEELLAKGDYESGVDHLTNAIAVCGQPQQLLQVLQQTLPPPVFQMLLVKLPSISQRIVSAQSLSEDDIE